Proteins from one Belonocnema kinseyi isolate 2016_QV_RU_SX_M_011 chromosome 8, B_treatae_v1, whole genome shotgun sequence genomic window:
- the LOC117178965 gene encoding uncharacterized protein LOC117178965 isoform X2 — translation MYELFGKKYPEIKLSVRAYDHVFKTDLNLRFGLPRSDTCTVCDKFFIDLSAAHNEEGRNLIAVECEAHQIKAESGYATLRADSALAKENPKYIVICTDLQQVLYYPTLNRSSVFYQRQYSDYNSAIHNMDFSPWETTTRRDPKLKITHAAWLRITKEDPTAIQVRTKHQPSEECETFSLIVQKEALPRNRETVKRKTIYSYIELHGNKICADTTLF, via the exons TATCAGTACGTGCCTATGACCACGTATTTAAAACCGATTTAAATTTGAGGTTTGGATTACCTCGGTCTGATACATGCACAGTGTGTGACAAATTCTTTATAGATCTCTCTGCAGCACATAACGAAGAAGGAAGGAATTTGATTGCAGTGGAATGTGAAGCTCATcaaataaaagctgaaagtggATATGCTACGCTAAGGGCTGATTCTGCCTTGGccaaagaaaatccaaaatatattgTCATCTGTACCGATTTGCAACAAGTGCTATATTATCCAACTCTAAATCGCTCTTCAGTATTTTATCAAAGACAATACTCCGATTATAATTCTGCTATTCATAATATGG ACTTTTCTCCATGGGAAACTACTACAAGAAGAGACCCTAAGTTAAAAATTACACATGCTGCCTGGTTAAGAATCACGAAAGAAGATCCTACAGCCATCCAAGTGCGAACTAAGCACCAGCCTTCAGAAGAATGTGAAACTTTCTCCTTGATAGTGCAAAAAGAAG cgcttccgcggaatagagaaacagtaaaaagaaaaactatataCTCGTACATTGAACTCCATGGAAACAAAATATGTGCTGATACAACGTTATTTTAG